A genome region from Gossypium hirsutum isolate 1008001.06 chromosome A04, Gossypium_hirsutum_v2.1, whole genome shotgun sequence includes the following:
- the LOC107947887 gene encoding uncharacterized protein, with product MRFGRKGKLSPRFIRPYRILKRVGPVAYQLELSLELDLIHDLFHISMLRRYRSDPTYIVLVEEIKFDRNTESLRAWECVGRLGREIRDLERKVRMEAFEMDWDAEWLGWMWFSGVNQGVWGVTL from the exons ATGAGGTTTGGAcgtaagggtaagttgagccctaggtttattcgGCCTTACCGCATACTAAAACGTGTGGGACCGGTTGCCTACCAATTGGAGTTATCTCTAGAGTTAGATCTAATTCATGACCTGTTCCacatctctatgttgaggcgctaccgctctgatcccacgtATATTGTGCTTGTTGAGGAGATCAAG TTTGATCGAAATACTGAGAGTTTGAGGGCGTGGGAGTGTGTTGGACGGCTTGGGAGGGAAATAAGGGATTTGGAGAGAAAAGTAAGGATGGAGGCATTTGAGATGGACTGGGATGCTGAGTGGTTGGGATGGATGTGGTTTAGTGGAGTAAATCAAGGAGTTTGGGGAGTTACCCTTTGA